One stretch of Bradyrhizobium canariense DNA includes these proteins:
- a CDS encoding quinone oxidoreductase family protein, protein MTHAIRFHKTGGPEVLVWEEVKLGKPGPGEARIRHTAVGLNFVDIYNRAGVYPVPLPSGLGSEGAGVVEEVGPGVTDLKPGDRIAYGSSPLGAYAEERLIPADRLIKLPDGIDDKTAAAMMLKGLTTQYLIRQTYRIKAGETILLHAAAGGVGLILGQWAKHLGVTVIGTVGSDEKAKLAQAHGCAHTINYAREDFVKRVDELTGGKKVPVVYDSVGKDTFMKSLDCLAPLGYLVLFGASSGNVEPLNLGLLAQKGSLYVTRPTLNTYGAKRENLVAMAKELFEVVQSGAVKIEVNQTYPLKDAAKAHADLAARKTTGSTVLLV, encoded by the coding sequence ATGACACATGCAATCCGTTTTCATAAAACCGGCGGACCCGAGGTTCTGGTCTGGGAGGAAGTCAAACTCGGCAAGCCCGGACCGGGTGAGGCGCGCATTCGCCACACCGCCGTGGGGCTGAACTTTGTCGACATCTACAACCGTGCGGGCGTCTATCCGGTGCCGCTGCCGAGCGGGCTCGGCAGCGAGGGCGCCGGCGTGGTCGAGGAGGTCGGTCCCGGCGTCACTGATCTGAAACCCGGCGACCGCATCGCCTATGGCAGCTCGCCGCTCGGCGCCTATGCCGAAGAGCGGCTGATCCCGGCCGACCGCCTGATCAAGCTGCCTGATGGCATCGACGACAAGACTGCGGCCGCCATGATGCTGAAGGGACTGACGACGCAATACTTGATCCGCCAGACCTATCGCATCAAGGCCGGCGAGACGATCCTGCTGCACGCCGCGGCCGGTGGAGTCGGTCTCATCCTCGGCCAGTGGGCCAAGCATCTCGGCGTCACCGTGATCGGCACCGTCGGCAGCGACGAGAAGGCGAAACTGGCGCAAGCCCATGGCTGCGCCCACACCATCAACTACGCGCGCGAGGATTTCGTGAAGCGCGTCGATGAACTGACCGGCGGCAAGAAAGTGCCCGTGGTGTACGACTCCGTCGGCAAGGACACGTTCATGAAGTCGCTCGATTGCCTGGCGCCGCTGGGTTATCTGGTGCTGTTCGGTGCGTCCTCCGGCAACGTCGAGCCGCTGAACCTCGGCCTGTTGGCACAAAAAGGCTCGCTCTACGTCACCCGCCCGACGCTCAACACCTATGGCGCCAAGCGCGAGAACCTCGTCGCCATGGCGAAAGAGCTGTTCGAGGTCGTGCAATCCGGTGCGGTGAAGATCGAAGTCAACCAGACCTATCCGCTCAAGGACGCCGCGAAAGCCCATGCCGATCTCGCCGCGCGCAAGACCACGGGTTCGACGGTGCTGCTGGTCTAG
- a CDS encoding DUF4239 domain-containing protein, protein MVQTTMNVVAIVAALVLGLLIASTKKSFDTRSKEIEEFSANLTLLDRELQHFGAEQNDTRSLLRDFTAGKIAQTWPAERGTPPAMDHAQTVKMLDDIEDRLRSLTPTTEVQRAARSSALQLAGELKRTSRLLAVQESSRTPRPFLIVVVFWLSLLFLSYAIFAPFNGIILATIIAGAFSVSMAVNLIVDMDHPFAGFIRVSPAPMQQALENMKP, encoded by the coding sequence CCACGATGAACGTGGTGGCCATTGTGGCCGCGCTGGTGCTTGGATTGCTGATCGCCAGTACGAAGAAAAGCTTCGATACGCGAAGCAAGGAGATCGAGGAGTTCAGCGCCAATCTCACGCTGCTTGATCGCGAACTCCAGCATTTTGGGGCGGAACAAAACGACACGCGTTCGCTGCTGCGCGACTTCACGGCGGGAAAAATCGCGCAGACCTGGCCGGCTGAGCGCGGCACGCCGCCGGCGATGGACCACGCCCAGACGGTGAAGATGCTCGATGATATCGAGGATCGGCTGCGGTCTTTGACGCCAACAACCGAGGTTCAGCGCGCCGCCCGGTCGAGCGCCCTGCAACTGGCCGGAGAGCTGAAGCGAACCAGCCGTTTGCTCGCAGTGCAGGAAAGCAGCCGGACACCTCGCCCGTTTCTTATTGTGGTGGTATTCTGGCTCAGCCTGTTGTTTCTCAGCTACGCGATCTTCGCCCCATTCAACGGCATCATTCTCGCGACCATCATCGCCGGTGCGTTTTCGGTGTCGATGGCCGTGAATTTGATTGTCGACATGGACCATCCTTTCGCAGGCTTCATTCGGGTTTCTCCAGCGCCGATGCAGCAGGCCCTCGAAAACATGAAACCCTGA